A single region of the Verrucomicrobiia bacterium genome encodes:
- a CDS encoding MFS transporter encodes MLSLRHSTDPSKSSDLPQSRTRYKVVGLTILLGVVTYLDRVAISRMAPEIMADLNLSKVQMGYVFSSFALAYALFEIPSAWWADRKGTRTMLTRIVVWWSAFTIATGAAFNYASLLLVRFLFGAGEAGAWPGVARSFARWIPRRERGTIQGIFFAGAHLSGGLTPLLVTALLVFMPWRMVFVVFGLLGFIWAVVWYRWFRDDPAEHSEVSSGELQLITSERQPTAPHELGWVYWKRLFRNRNTLALCLMYFPNSFVFYFCITWLPTYLQERHGFNASALGFFAGLPLLVSVFGDLLGGVVTDRLTARYGLRAGRCLVGSAGYLVAAIALLFATIAPTPVMAAVLIALAVGATMFTLAAAWGTCIDVGGDNAGVVSAAMNTAGQVGSLLCPLIVAYSVQKFANWNISLYLMSFLFLVGVGCWALIDPRRPIFQNE; translated from the coding sequence GTGTTGAGCCTGCGTCACTCAACAGATCCGTCGAAGAGCTCGGACCTGCCACAAAGCCGGACTCGCTACAAGGTAGTCGGCTTGACGATTCTTCTTGGCGTCGTCACTTATCTGGACCGCGTGGCCATTTCGAGAATGGCGCCCGAAATCATGGCGGACCTGAATCTCTCAAAGGTTCAGATGGGTTACGTGTTCAGCTCGTTCGCCCTGGCTTACGCGCTATTCGAAATCCCGAGCGCCTGGTGGGCTGACCGCAAAGGCACCCGCACCATGTTGACGCGGATTGTGGTCTGGTGGTCGGCATTCACCATCGCAACCGGAGCTGCATTTAATTATGCGTCCCTGCTACTCGTACGATTCCTGTTCGGAGCTGGAGAGGCTGGAGCCTGGCCGGGCGTAGCGCGTTCATTCGCCCGCTGGATTCCACGACGGGAACGCGGAACCATCCAGGGAATTTTTTTTGCCGGTGCGCACTTGAGCGGTGGATTGACTCCCCTGCTGGTGACCGCATTGCTTGTATTCATGCCTTGGCGAATGGTGTTCGTCGTTTTCGGCCTGCTGGGATTTATCTGGGCTGTGGTTTGGTATCGCTGGTTTAGGGACGATCCCGCGGAGCACTCCGAGGTAAGCTCCGGAGAGTTGCAACTGATCACCTCCGAACGCCAGCCGACCGCTCCGCACGAACTGGGCTGGGTCTACTGGAAACGGCTTTTCCGAAATCGAAACACGTTGGCGCTTTGCCTAATGTATTTCCCCAACAGCTTTGTCTTTTACTTCTGCATCACTTGGCTTCCGACGTATCTCCAGGAACGCCATGGTTTCAACGCCAGTGCGTTGGGATTTTTCGCGGGTCTGCCTCTGCTCGTCAGTGTTTTTGGCGATCTGCTGGGCGGCGTGGTTACGGATCGGCTCACGGCGCGTTACGGATTGCGCGCCGGCCGTTGTCTCGTAGGATCGGCCGGGTATCTGGTTGCCGCGATTGCACTTTTGTTCGCAACAATAGCGCCGACGCCGGTTATGGCCGCGGTGCTCATTGCGCTTGCGGTTGGAGCCACGATGTTCACGCTCGCTGCCGCCTGGGGCACGTGCATCGACGTCGGGGGAGATAATGCGGGTGTGGTGAGCGCGGCGATGAACACCGCTGGCCAGGTGGGAAGTCTGCTCTGTCCGCTAATTGTCGCCTACTCAGTTCAAAAATTTGCGAACTGGAATATTTCGCTCTACCTCATGAGTTTTCTCTTTCTTGTTGGGGTGGGCTGTTGGGCATTGATCGATCCACGCCGTCCCATTTTCCAAAATGAATAA
- a CDS encoding glycoside hydrolase family 32 protein codes for MKTFCASAMVLTAYLAISSLVSGQTAVAPKVEKNAPHPSFDISPEEAAANQHYNQPLRPQFHYTPIQGFVGDATGLIYDNGTYHLFYMSDKWERRKNRNKRWGYATSSDLLHWSEKPSVLDPIHDNKPGSGSGIVDWDNTLGLQTGRQKTLVVYYTDYKTGSCILYSTNGGVTWTRHPQNPVLPRIASNDRDPTVFWHPQTKQWRMIRHEEPFNGDGKTGFVFFGSTNLLDWTFLSRIGDFNECADFFELPVRGGRRGEKKWVLMDAGYNYKLGSFDGTEFKPESEKLRADYGAAKFAYAPQTWKKTRDGKTPPIQMGFLHYPKGADLMPMRLVWHGQMTFPCEITLKQFAEGPRICREPIKAIEKLYGEKRSWRNLMLKPGENPLADLTGDTLDIRMEIELDEAAEIIFNVRGELIRYSRARHLLEIGTSKIPLRLAGKTLRLRVLLDRASIEVFADENQVSFSKAVFFDAAQRDFSLSAEKGGAQLKSLTAHQIKSIWDENAKVASAKR; via the coding sequence ATGAAGACATTCTGTGCATCGGCGATGGTTCTGACGGCATACCTTGCGATATCTTCTCTCGTTTCGGGACAAACTGCGGTCGCGCCAAAGGTGGAAAAGAACGCTCCCCATCCATCGTTTGATATCTCTCCGGAAGAGGCCGCCGCGAATCAGCATTATAATCAACCGCTGCGGCCGCAATTTCATTACACCCCCATTCAGGGATTCGTGGGCGATGCCACGGGGCTTATTTATGACAACGGCACGTACCATCTGTTCTACATGTCGGACAAGTGGGAGCGGCGGAAGAATCGCAACAAACGGTGGGGTTACGCCACCAGCTCGGACTTGTTGCATTGGAGTGAGAAGCCTTCCGTTCTCGATCCGATCCACGACAACAAACCTGGCAGCGGCAGCGGCATTGTGGATTGGGACAACACTCTGGGACTGCAAACCGGCAGGCAAAAAACGCTGGTGGTTTATTACACTGATTACAAGACCGGAAGCTGTATTCTGTACAGCACCAATGGCGGTGTGACATGGACACGACATCCGCAGAATCCAGTATTGCCGCGCATCGCGAGCAACGATCGAGATCCGACAGTCTTCTGGCATCCACAAACAAAGCAATGGCGGATGATCCGGCACGAAGAACCCTTCAACGGCGACGGCAAGACCGGCTTTGTGTTCTTCGGATCGACCAACCTTCTTGATTGGACCTTTCTCAGCCGAATCGGTGATTTCAATGAATGCGCTGATTTTTTCGAACTGCCTGTCCGGGGTGGTCGGCGGGGGGAGAAAAAGTGGGTGCTGATGGACGCTGGCTACAATTACAAGCTCGGGTCCTTTGACGGCACCGAGTTCAAGCCCGAGTCTGAAAAGCTGCGGGCTGATTATGGCGCCGCCAAGTTCGCCTATGCGCCTCAAACCTGGAAGAAAACACGGGATGGCAAAACCCCGCCGATTCAAATGGGTTTTCTTCATTATCCAAAAGGGGCGGATCTCATGCCTATGCGGCTTGTCTGGCACGGACAGATGACCTTTCCATGCGAGATCACGCTTAAACAGTTTGCTGAAGGTCCGCGGATCTGCCGGGAACCGATCAAGGCGATTGAGAAGCTTTATGGGGAGAAAAGGTCCTGGCGCAACCTGATGCTTAAACCCGGTGAGAATCCCCTGGCGGATTTGACTGGGGACACGTTGGATATTCGCATGGAGATCGAACTGGACGAAGCCGCCGAGATTATTTTTAACGTGCGTGGTGAATTGATCCGATACTCAAGGGCTCGCCATCTTTTGGAAATTGGAACCTCCAAGATTCCGCTTCGGCTCGCTGGAAAAACTCTTCGTTTGCGGGTTCTGCTGGACCGTGCCTCTATTGAAGTGTTTGCAGATGAGAATCAGGTCTCATTTTCAAAAGCTGTCTTCTTTGATGCAGCACAAAGAGATTTCAGTCTGTCCGCTGAAAAGGGCGGGGCTCAGTTGAAATCTCTTACCGCCCATCAAATCAAGTCCATTTGGGACGAGAATGCTAAGGTCGCTTCCGCGAAGCGCTGA
- a CDS encoding glycosyl hydrolase family 32 codes for MLNTIGLEAKVRDRDAGSRLVGNLKLRLLALVSVGILTGTVPAAEPRVGEVLYNGIQLPEQWPPTTPIPGRKVRPVPYLSNRPAVVPIDVGRQLFVDDFLIESSTLKREWHYPERYEGNPILKAETPTELNNGKLPLAAMISDGVCYDPEAREFKMWYQAGWRDGTMIATSKDGLKWTRPETDIEPGNNRVLPSRGRLVRHGTSIVRDPYTKDPSQRFKLTVFENHIRKTSAYASGDGIHWDFKGHLPECGDNTTFFYNPFRKKWVFSVRLYRDGRSRNYVECDDFFTGMNWDKEKESPWAHPDVLDLPDPLVASYRPTPEMIAAEAVSSNRPVAELTEHYAKLYGDPVHLYNLDAMPYESIMIGVWGLLKGPMTSRAWNKHDIGKIIDLYAAYSRDGFHWDRPDRTPFLASTRKPGDWDRSYLHSGVGICTVVGDKLYFYYSGWSAEGTNGVPATYAGGANGVAFLRRDGFASMNADTKEGTLTTRPVTFKGKHMFVNVNAPKGELKVEVLDEAGKVIAPFSARNCTTLKGDRTKLQVAWKGADDLSRLSGKKVRFRFTLQQGELYSFWVTPDATGASHGYVAAGGPDFPGPVDTVGK; via the coding sequence ATGTTAAATACCATCGGACTTGAAGCCAAAGTGCGAGATCGTGATGCTGGTTCACGGCTCGTTGGCAATCTGAAACTGCGGCTGCTGGCGCTCGTATCTGTGGGAATCCTCACCGGGACTGTCCCGGCAGCCGAGCCGCGCGTGGGCGAGGTTCTATACAATGGGATTCAATTACCCGAACAATGGCCGCCGACCACACCCATACCGGGCCGAAAGGTTCGGCCGGTGCCTTACCTGTCAAATCGCCCCGCAGTTGTGCCAATTGATGTCGGGCGCCAGTTGTTTGTGGACGATTTTTTGATTGAGAGCAGTACCCTCAAGCGCGAATGGCATTATCCAGAACGCTATGAAGGGAATCCGATTCTCAAGGCTGAAACTCCAACTGAGTTGAATAACGGAAAGTTGCCTTTGGCTGCGATGATCAGTGACGGCGTCTGTTACGATCCCGAAGCGCGCGAATTCAAGATGTGGTACCAGGCGGGATGGCGCGATGGCACCATGATTGCCACCAGCAAGGATGGATTGAAGTGGACACGTCCCGAAACAGATATTGAACCTGGTAACAATCGTGTGCTGCCTTCGAGAGGCCGGTTGGTGCGTCACGGCACCAGCATCGTTCGCGATCCTTATACCAAGGACCCATCCCAGCGCTTCAAATTAACAGTCTTCGAAAACCACATTCGAAAGACGTCGGCTTATGCGTCGGGGGATGGTATCCACTGGGACTTCAAAGGACATCTGCCGGAATGCGGTGACAACACCACATTTTTTTATAATCCATTTCGCAAGAAATGGGTGTTCAGTGTTCGATTGTATCGCGATGGCCGCTCCCGCAACTATGTTGAGTGCGACGACTTTTTTACTGGCATGAATTGGGATAAGGAAAAGGAATCCCCCTGGGCGCATCCCGATGTTCTCGATCTGCCTGATCCCCTGGTGGCATCCTACCGACCCACACCTGAAATGATCGCGGCGGAGGCGGTCTCCTCGAATCGCCCCGTCGCTGAGTTGACCGAGCACTATGCAAAGTTGTACGGCGACCCCGTGCATTTATACAATCTCGATGCGATGCCTTATGAAAGCATCATGATTGGTGTGTGGGGATTGCTGAAAGGCCCTATGACTTCCCGGGCTTGGAACAAGCATGATATTGGCAAGATCATTGATCTGTACGCCGCGTACAGCCGTGATGGATTTCATTGGGATCGACCGGATCGGACGCCCTTCCTGGCTTCGACCCGAAAGCCAGGTGATTGGGACCGGAGCTATCTGCATTCCGGCGTTGGCATCTGCACGGTCGTCGGCGATAAATTGTATTTCTACTACAGCGGCTGGTCTGCGGAAGGAACGAATGGCGTCCCAGCCACCTACGCAGGCGGTGCAAATGGTGTGGCGTTCCTGCGCCGCGACGGTTTTGCGTCAATGAACGCCGACACGAAAGAAGGAACGTTGACCACGCGCCCGGTGACATTCAAGGGTAAGCATATGTTTGTGAATGTGAATGCGCCCAAGGGTGAACTGAAGGTGGAGGTCCTCGATGAAGCAGGGAAAGTTATTGCGCCGTTCTCCGCCCGGAATTGCACTACTCTTAAGGGCGACCGGACCAAATTGCAGGTAGCTTGGAAAGGCGCGGATGATCTGTCCAGGCTCAGCGGTAAGAAGGTGCGCTTCCGTTTTACTCTGCAGCAGGGCGAACTGTATTCATTCTGGGTGACGCCCGATGCAACCGGCGCGAGCCATGGCTACGTGGCTGCTGGCGGGCCTGATTTCCCGGGGCCGGTTGACACGGTTGGAAAATGA
- a CDS encoding alpha-L-fucosidase: MIECQRSLILMALLTMSCGFGVGAVDTAPLLGQKRISQAEETGLQEKYSGYRRVDDDYVHAGEAALERWMDWKWGLRIHWGLYTLYAGDKPWSGESWIIPKFHSDDKEWQKKYYTSYQDFNPQGFDADEWMRIMQQGGMKYFSFTTKHHDGFCLWPTKTLQKGFRRLADGSFEDVTNHFSVAETPFKRDVVGELVKAGRAHGLGVSLYYSHIDWHDWDFAWDHRNYWYDTNFTKVSDPARWAAFIQKERDQVTELLTWYGPIDTLCFDISWGEAKEKAFSIAKLSRDLQPNTLLRNRGTEMYGDYSTPEGEIPADPNEMKMPWQVIYPCGSGASYRLNDNYKPKEWVLESLIDIVAKGGNFQVGFGPDANGRWPQQMIDRLNYVGDWLEVNGESIFATRPYLRYHEGSDLRFTRTKDKKFVYILSLVWPGEKLKSRMVKAKAGTAIRLLGYDQDLVWRQQDDTLIIDIPKKLQSESNRPAQQAYAFKVESKAWDEFAESLPVEPPLPSKDKKSSP, encoded by the coding sequence ATGATCGAATGCCAACGAAGTTTGATTCTTATGGCCCTGTTGACGATGAGCTGCGGGTTTGGTGTGGGAGCGGTGGATACGGCTCCGCTGCTCGGCCAAAAACGGATCAGCCAAGCCGAGGAAACGGGATTGCAGGAAAAATATTCCGGCTATCGCAGAGTCGATGATGATTATGTTCACGCGGGCGAAGCTGCCTTGGAGCGCTGGATGGATTGGAAATGGGGACTGCGAATCCATTGGGGTTTATACACTCTTTATGCTGGCGACAAACCTTGGAGCGGCGAATCGTGGATAATTCCCAAGTTCCATTCGGACGACAAGGAATGGCAGAAGAAATATTATACGTCGTATCAGGATTTCAATCCGCAAGGGTTCGATGCGGACGAATGGATGCGGATCATGCAGCAGGGCGGCATGAAATATTTTTCTTTCACCACCAAGCATCACGATGGCTTCTGTCTGTGGCCGACGAAGACTCTGCAAAAAGGATTTCGCAGGCTGGCGGATGGTTCTTTCGAGGACGTCACGAATCATTTCAGCGTGGCGGAAACACCCTTCAAGCGGGACGTTGTAGGGGAGTTGGTTAAAGCCGGGCGCGCTCACGGACTCGGGGTGAGTCTTTATTATTCCCACATCGACTGGCACGACTGGGATTTTGCGTGGGATCATCGCAATTACTGGTACGACACGAATTTCACCAAGGTTTCAGATCCCGCACGCTGGGCCGCCTTCATCCAGAAGGAGCGTGATCAGGTTACTGAGCTCCTGACATGGTATGGTCCGATCGACACGCTGTGCTTTGACATCAGTTGGGGCGAGGCAAAGGAGAAGGCGTTCAGCATTGCCAAGCTTTCCCGTGATCTTCAACCGAACACACTGCTGCGCAATCGTGGCACTGAAATGTATGGCGATTACAGCACACCAGAGGGGGAGATTCCGGCCGACCCCAACGAAATGAAAATGCCGTGGCAGGTGATTTATCCGTGCGGGAGCGGCGCCTCGTACCGCCTGAATGATAATTACAAGCCCAAGGAATGGGTTTTGGAGAGCCTGATCGATATTGTGGCCAAGGGTGGGAATTTCCAGGTCGGCTTTGGTCCCGACGCCAATGGCAGGTGGCCCCAGCAAATGATTGACCGTTTGAACTACGTCGGAGACTGGCTCGAGGTGAATGGTGAAAGCATCTTTGCCACGCGTCCTTACCTTCGTTATCACGAAGGCAGCGATTTGAGGTTCACGCGGACGAAGGACAAAAAATTCGTGTACATTCTTAGCTTGGTCTGGCCGGGGGAAAAACTGAAATCGCGGATGGTCAAAGCCAAAGCCGGCACGGCGATTCGCCTGCTTGGTTATGACCAAGACTTGGTTTGGCGGCAGCAGGACGACACGCTTATCATAGATATCCCGAAGAAGCTGCAGTCCGAATCAAATCGTCCCGCACAACAGGCATACGCCTTCAAGGTTGAATCTAAAGCCTGGGATGAATTCGCCGAAAGCTTGCCGGTTGAACCTCCACTGCCGTCGAAGGATAAGAAATCTTCACCGTAG